From a single Salmo salar chromosome ssa22, Ssal_v3.1, whole genome shotgun sequence genomic region:
- the tfap2c gene encoding transcription factor AP-2 gamma isoform X3, whose protein sequence is MLWKLADNVKYEDDCEERHDGSSNGNPRLPHLPAVSQHIYSPSPSLSHSANSDFQPPYFPPPYQPISYPQSSDPYSHLGDPFNINSIHQSSSNQQQSWPGRHGQEGLGPHSRSGLASQILGLDGGSSGLRREGFRRPELLPPHAHSIESTIIGDNIGLHEMGHGLDDVQHVDDHSIIMADQTVIKKGPVSLPKGNSLGLPFQKESLLGMVSNPTEVFCSVPGRLSLLSSTSKYKVTVAEVQRRLSPPECLNASLLGGVLRRAKSKNGGRSLREKLDKIGLNLPAGRRKAANVTLLTALVEGEAVHLARDFGYSCETEFPAKAIAEYLGRPHVERNEVNSRKNMLLAAKQICKEFTDLLTQDRSPLGNTRPAPILDQGIQGCLTHFSLITHGFGSPAICAAMTSLQNYLNEALKQVDKMYLSSGSDTQGSSDNGSKASDKMEKHRK, encoded by the exons ATGCTGTGGAAACTAGCAGATAACGTGAAGTACGAGGATGACTGTGAG GAAAGGCACGACGGGAGTAGCAATGGGAACCCCCGCTTACCTCACCTCCCCGCGGTGAGCCAGCACATTTACAGCCCGTCACCGTCCCTCTCCCACTCCGCCAACTCAGACTTCCAACCCCCGTACTTCCCCCCTCCATACCAGCCTATATCATACCCCCAGTCCAGTGACCCCTACTCGCACCTCGGCGACCCTTTCAACATCAACTCCATACACCAGTCGTCCTCTAACCAACAGCAGTCATGGCCGGGGCGACATGGTCAAGAAGGACTGGGACCTCATTCGCGAAGCGGACTCGCGAGCCAAATTCTGGGCCTGGACGGCGGCTCGTCCGGCTTGAGGAGAGAAGGCTTCCGTCGGCCAGAGCTGTTACCGCCTCACGCCCATAGCATTGAGTCAACCATCATTGGTGATAACATAGGACTGCATGAAATGGGCCATGGCCTGGATGATGTTCAA CATGTAGATGACCACAGTATTATAATGGCAGATCAGACAGTCATCAAAAAAG GCCCCGTGTCCCTCCCCAAGGGCAACTCATTGGGCCTGCCCTTCCAGAAGGAGTCCCTGTTAGGCATGGTGTCCAACCCCACCGAGGTGTTCTGCTCAGTGCCTGGACGTCTCTCGCTTCTCAGCTCCACCTCCAAGTACAAGGTGACTGTGGCAGAGGTGCAGCGGCGTCTGTCTCCTCCCGAATGCCTCAACGCCTCTTTGCTGGGGGGAGTCCTTCGTAG AGCCAAGTCTAAAAATGGTGGCCGGTCATTGAGAGAGAAGCTGGACAAGATTGGGCTCAACCTGCCCGCTGGAAGGAGAAAGGCTGCTAACGTCACCCTGTTAACTGCACTGGTAGAAG GAGAAGCCGTTCACTTAGCAAGGGATTTTGGCTACTCGTGTGAGACAGAGTTCCCGGCAAAGGCCATCGCTGAATACCTTGGTCGACCACACGTGGAACGTAATGAGGTCAACTCCCGCAAGAACATGCTCCTTGCTGCTAA GCAAATCTGTAAAGAGTTCACTGATCTGCTGACTCAGGACCGTTCGCCTCTGGGGAACACGCGACCGGCACCCATCCTGGATCAGGGCATCCAGGGCTGCCTGACCCACTTCAGCCTCATCACCCACGGCTTCGGCTCGCCCGCCATCTGCGCCGCCATGACCTCCCTCCAGAACTACCTGAATGAGGCCCTCAAACAGGTGGACAAAATGTACCTGAGCTCGGGCAGCGACACGCAGGGCTCCTCCGACAACGGTAGCAAAGCCTCTGACAAAATGGAGAAGCACAGGAAATGA
- the tfap2c gene encoding transcription factor AP-2 gamma isoform X1 — MLWKLADNVKYEDDCEERHDGSSNGNPRLPHLPAVSQHIYSPSPSLSHSANSDFQPPYFPPPYQPISYPQSSDPYSHLGDPFNINSIHQSSSNQQQSWPGRHGQEGLGPHSRSGLASQILGLDGGSSGLRREGFRRPELLPPHAHSIESTIIGDNIGLHEMGHGLDDVQHVDDHSIIMADQTVIKKVLGLRGGRNLDRLQRTYYEGGILAGEDEGPVSLPKGNSLGLPFQKESLLGMVSNPTEVFCSVPGRLSLLSSTSKYKVTVAEVQRRLSPPECLNASLLGGVLRRAKSKNGGRSLREKLDKIGLNLPAGRRKAANVTLLTALVEGEAVHLARDFGYSCETEFPAKAIAEYLGRPHVERNEVNSRKNMLLAAKQICKEFTDLLTQDRSPLGNTRPAPILDQGIQGCLTHFSLITHGFGSPAICAAMTSLQNYLNEALKQVDKMYLSSGSDTQGSSDNGSKASDKMEKHRK, encoded by the exons ATGCTGTGGAAACTAGCAGATAACGTGAAGTACGAGGATGACTGTGAG GAAAGGCACGACGGGAGTAGCAATGGGAACCCCCGCTTACCTCACCTCCCCGCGGTGAGCCAGCACATTTACAGCCCGTCACCGTCCCTCTCCCACTCCGCCAACTCAGACTTCCAACCCCCGTACTTCCCCCCTCCATACCAGCCTATATCATACCCCCAGTCCAGTGACCCCTACTCGCACCTCGGCGACCCTTTCAACATCAACTCCATACACCAGTCGTCCTCTAACCAACAGCAGTCATGGCCGGGGCGACATGGTCAAGAAGGACTGGGACCTCATTCGCGAAGCGGACTCGCGAGCCAAATTCTGGGCCTGGACGGCGGCTCGTCCGGCTTGAGGAGAGAAGGCTTCCGTCGGCCAGAGCTGTTACCGCCTCACGCCCATAGCATTGAGTCAACCATCATTGGTGATAACATAGGACTGCATGAAATGGGCCATGGCCTGGATGATGTTCAA CATGTAGATGACCACAGTATTATAATGGCAGATCAGACAGTCATCAAAAAAG TACTAGGACTACGAGGGGGCAGAAACCTTGATCGCTTACAGAGGACTTATTATGAGGGGGGCATTCTTGCGGGTGAGGACGAAG GCCCCGTGTCCCTCCCCAAGGGCAACTCATTGGGCCTGCCCTTCCAGAAGGAGTCCCTGTTAGGCATGGTGTCCAACCCCACCGAGGTGTTCTGCTCAGTGCCTGGACGTCTCTCGCTTCTCAGCTCCACCTCCAAGTACAAGGTGACTGTGGCAGAGGTGCAGCGGCGTCTGTCTCCTCCCGAATGCCTCAACGCCTCTTTGCTGGGGGGAGTCCTTCGTAG AGCCAAGTCTAAAAATGGTGGCCGGTCATTGAGAGAGAAGCTGGACAAGATTGGGCTCAACCTGCCCGCTGGAAGGAGAAAGGCTGCTAACGTCACCCTGTTAACTGCACTGGTAGAAG GAGAAGCCGTTCACTTAGCAAGGGATTTTGGCTACTCGTGTGAGACAGAGTTCCCGGCAAAGGCCATCGCTGAATACCTTGGTCGACCACACGTGGAACGTAATGAGGTCAACTCCCGCAAGAACATGCTCCTTGCTGCTAA GCAAATCTGTAAAGAGTTCACTGATCTGCTGACTCAGGACCGTTCGCCTCTGGGGAACACGCGACCGGCACCCATCCTGGATCAGGGCATCCAGGGCTGCCTGACCCACTTCAGCCTCATCACCCACGGCTTCGGCTCGCCCGCCATCTGCGCCGCCATGACCTCCCTCCAGAACTACCTGAATGAGGCCCTCAAACAGGTGGACAAAATGTACCTGAGCTCGGGCAGCGACACGCAGGGCTCCTCCGACAACGGTAGCAAAGCCTCTGACAAAATGGAGAAGCACAGGAAATGA
- the tfap2c gene encoding transcription factor AP-2 gamma isoform X2 → MLWKLADNVKYEDDCEERHDGSSNGNPRLPHLPAVSQHIYSPSPSLSHSANSDFQPPYFPPPYQPISYPQSSDPYSHLGDPFNINSIHQSSSNQQQSWPGRHGQEGLGPHSRSGLASQILGLDGGSSGLRREGFRRPELLPPHAHSIESTIIGDNIGLHEMGHGLDDVQHVDDHSIIMADQTVIKKVLGLRGGRNLDRLQRTYYEGGILAGPVSLPKGNSLGLPFQKESLLGMVSNPTEVFCSVPGRLSLLSSTSKYKVTVAEVQRRLSPPECLNASLLGGVLRRAKSKNGGRSLREKLDKIGLNLPAGRRKAANVTLLTALVEGEAVHLARDFGYSCETEFPAKAIAEYLGRPHVERNEVNSRKNMLLAAKQICKEFTDLLTQDRSPLGNTRPAPILDQGIQGCLTHFSLITHGFGSPAICAAMTSLQNYLNEALKQVDKMYLSSGSDTQGSSDNGSKASDKMEKHRK, encoded by the exons ATGCTGTGGAAACTAGCAGATAACGTGAAGTACGAGGATGACTGTGAG GAAAGGCACGACGGGAGTAGCAATGGGAACCCCCGCTTACCTCACCTCCCCGCGGTGAGCCAGCACATTTACAGCCCGTCACCGTCCCTCTCCCACTCCGCCAACTCAGACTTCCAACCCCCGTACTTCCCCCCTCCATACCAGCCTATATCATACCCCCAGTCCAGTGACCCCTACTCGCACCTCGGCGACCCTTTCAACATCAACTCCATACACCAGTCGTCCTCTAACCAACAGCAGTCATGGCCGGGGCGACATGGTCAAGAAGGACTGGGACCTCATTCGCGAAGCGGACTCGCGAGCCAAATTCTGGGCCTGGACGGCGGCTCGTCCGGCTTGAGGAGAGAAGGCTTCCGTCGGCCAGAGCTGTTACCGCCTCACGCCCATAGCATTGAGTCAACCATCATTGGTGATAACATAGGACTGCATGAAATGGGCCATGGCCTGGATGATGTTCAA CATGTAGATGACCACAGTATTATAATGGCAGATCAGACAGTCATCAAAAAAG TACTAGGACTACGAGGGGGCAGAAACCTTGATCGCTTACAGAGGACTTATTATGAGGGGGGCATTCTTGCGG GCCCCGTGTCCCTCCCCAAGGGCAACTCATTGGGCCTGCCCTTCCAGAAGGAGTCCCTGTTAGGCATGGTGTCCAACCCCACCGAGGTGTTCTGCTCAGTGCCTGGACGTCTCTCGCTTCTCAGCTCCACCTCCAAGTACAAGGTGACTGTGGCAGAGGTGCAGCGGCGTCTGTCTCCTCCCGAATGCCTCAACGCCTCTTTGCTGGGGGGAGTCCTTCGTAG AGCCAAGTCTAAAAATGGTGGCCGGTCATTGAGAGAGAAGCTGGACAAGATTGGGCTCAACCTGCCCGCTGGAAGGAGAAAGGCTGCTAACGTCACCCTGTTAACTGCACTGGTAGAAG GAGAAGCCGTTCACTTAGCAAGGGATTTTGGCTACTCGTGTGAGACAGAGTTCCCGGCAAAGGCCATCGCTGAATACCTTGGTCGACCACACGTGGAACGTAATGAGGTCAACTCCCGCAAGAACATGCTCCTTGCTGCTAA GCAAATCTGTAAAGAGTTCACTGATCTGCTGACTCAGGACCGTTCGCCTCTGGGGAACACGCGACCGGCACCCATCCTGGATCAGGGCATCCAGGGCTGCCTGACCCACTTCAGCCTCATCACCCACGGCTTCGGCTCGCCCGCCATCTGCGCCGCCATGACCTCCCTCCAGAACTACCTGAATGAGGCCCTCAAACAGGTGGACAAAATGTACCTGAGCTCGGGCAGCGACACGCAGGGCTCCTCCGACAACGGTAGCAAAGCCTCTGACAAAATGGAGAAGCACAGGAAATGA